The Prionailurus bengalensis isolate Pbe53 chromosome D3, Fcat_Pben_1.1_paternal_pri, whole genome shotgun sequence DNA window AAAGTCATCGTCAGATTTCTGACTGTGATGATTAAGCATGGTTACATCGGTGAAGTTGAAATCATCGATGATCACAGAGCTCGGAAAATTGTTGTGAACCTCACAGGCAGGTTAAACAAGTGTGGAGTGATCAGCCCCAGGTTTGATGTACAACtcaaagatctagaaaaatggcagaataatCTGCTCCTGTCCCGCCAGTTTGGTTTCATTGTACTGACAACCTCAGCTGGCATCATGGACCATGAAGAAGCAAGGCGAAAACAAACAGGAGGGAAAatcctgggattctttttctagGGGTATAATACATTCATACAAACAAAATgcctcactggggaaaaaaaagaaggggattTGAAAGATAAGTTGTTATTTAGTATCTAAATACTTTTCCTACATACTTCATACATACTTCCCATACATACTTCAAATTACTGCTACATCCTTCATAATGCAGGGAAcagaaaagttaaaggaaatatGGTATCAGCCATAGTCTTAGAATGTAGAGTGTCGTAAAAATTGAtgtcatttatttacaaatagaaaactttaaacctgtgctttttttcatatataaaactaataagcaaaagaaatcagCGTGGTCTGAATGGATTCATATTTTCTATAATCATCTTATTCCAATGAAGCCATTGAGAAACTGGAAATGTTCTCTGTAATCCAAAGACTAAAAGTATGTTTAAATTAACCAAAACAGATTATGATTCTTCAATTCAAGAGAATATGTGcaatctaaatattttctttgcaatttttttccaatttatttgcCTATTTATTAGTTTTGAGGGGAGAAGTTTTGAACGACACTAGCATATGCATGTTTCTGAAAATTTAGTAACTTGTGCAGTTTGAGAAtggaaatcaattaaaaatgataGGTTCCAACAGCATCAACTTTTATGAACTCTGAAGCtagatcatgtttttcttttttttttaacatagctcCAAAATTAAAGATACTTTCTTGGCAAGTTCTAGTTTCAGACTGATGTTTAATTAGTCTTAATCATTCAAACAGCTTAAACCAAATGCAATCTACTCACTTATTAGATGAATTACAGCAGTATACTACAGGGCATTTTTGTCATATTTGACACATGTACAGATGTGACTGATTTGGCATGAgtcagataaatattttttttaataattattttcaccCAGTGGGAAACTGCTTCAAAAATTTGAAACTATTGGGAACATGTAAGTGTACTACCTAGGTTGAAATCAGCTGACACAGGCAAGAGACCA harbors:
- the LOC122470064 gene encoding 40S ribosomal protein S15a-like, which translates into the protein MVGMNILTDALKTINNAEKRGKRQVLIRPCSKVIVRFLTVMIKHGYIGEVEIIDDHRARKIVVNLTGRLNKCGVISPRFDVQLKDLEKWQNNLLLSRQFGFIVLTTSAGIMDHEEARRKQTGGKILGFFF